GCCGAGATGCGGTTGGGTCGGCTTGTCGAACAGCCCGTAGATGCTCACCGTCGGGTGAGACATGAAATGTCGCCCGACCCGGCCGCTTCCATTGGCCAAGCCATCCGGATGGGCGCCGGTTGCCGAAAGCAGCAACAAGCGACTGTTCCAGATCGTGTGGCAAGCGAGGATCACGATCTCGGCGGGCTGGAAGCGTTGCCGGTTATCGGCATCGCGATACTCGACCCCTTTGGCCCGCCGGCCCGAGGGGTCGGTCACCACTCTGGTGACCTGGGCCCGGTGCTCGAGCCGCGCGCCGGCCCCTAGGGCCTTCGGCCATTGGAGCACGAGCGGGTTGGCGAGGGCGCCAATGGGACACCCGGCATCGCACCAGCCATCCAGAATGCACGGCCGACGATCCTCATAGCGGCGGCTATTGATGGCGAGCGAATTGGGAGCAATCGGTATCTCGAGCGCATCGAAGCCGATCTTGATGGCTCGCGATTGCGGAAGCTCGGCGAGCGGGGGCATCGGGTACGGATCGGCGGGCGGCGACCACGGTTCTTGGGTGAGATCGCCGCAGATACCGAAGTAGCGCTGGGCCCGGTCG
This sequence is a window from Vicinamibacteria bacterium. Protein-coding genes within it:
- a CDS encoding GMC family oxidoreductase, translating into MQPSDNEPVEVVVVGSGIAGSTLAAELSTAGFHVLTLEAGPKRELQDMVSSQIWARRLKWGGPPVVGEGNFLPAFNFSMGWGTGGAGLHWYANWYRFHPDDFKERTLYGRGLDWPIDYDELRPYYDRAQRYFGICGDLTQEPWSPPADPYPMPPLAELPQSRAIKIGFDALEIPIAPNSLAINSRRYEDRRPCILDGWCDAGCPIGALANPLVLQWPKALGAGARLEHRAQVTRVVTDPSGRRAKGVEYRDADNRQRFQPAEIVILACHTIWNSRLLLLSATGAHPDGLANGSGRVGRHFMSHPTVSIYGLFDKPTQPHLGLSGGNIFSQHGYNDKTPAVTAFGSRAWLAGQAVKPNDLLGIAMARPELYGRAL